GTTATCTATCTTCAGCAACTGTTCGTCTGCTGCGGTAATTAGACCTTGAATAGCCGTGACGACTGTTAATTAAGGATTGCGGAGAGATTTGCGAAGAAAACGTACACGTATGCCGGGTGGTtgcgtgtttggtttttttttttggacaatGGTATAATAAGTGTGTTGCGTGGGTGTTTCATTACAATCATTCATTGACGGTAGGACAGTTTTTGGTGAATCATTTTATGGGTACGTGTTTAGTTGTTtggtcgtatttttttttttcaattaatttgtgAATGGTGGCAAAAATAAGGATCAaaatgtgtatgtatgtggtAGCGCATTTAGTTTGGCGATGGAGTTTTATTGGAACATTATTGAGAATTCCAGACGATTGGCAGAAAACGTGAAATGAAAGATAGTTCATATCAATTAGTTTAGCGTTCGGATGGTACAAATCAACCGGTGTAAAGGATGGTTGCCTGCTTTTAAGTAttgcaaacagaacaaacaaataaaaaaaagacggCATCTAATAAAGAAACCATTACAGCATTGCTAGTGAATGGCAAACATCAGCAAACTATAACTAACGAGCCATGTTCTGCGTTTCGTgtagcaagagaaaaaaaaacccggaaaGCAAACTATCTCGAATATGCCCTTTATGCATGTGCATCTCAATGTAGCTATCGTTCAGTGCCCATTTCCAACGTCAACTGTTTCTCGCCACATCGAAACAGTAGCGTGTAACATGTGCTTCAATGAAACATATGGCGTATGAGCTTATCAAGCGGCTGGATGAGCGGGGTTTGTTCTTGATCAGTCGTTTAATGATTTCGTTCCGGTACTCCAACTGCTGAGTGGCACCGTAATCCTTTCCCTGGTTTTCTATTATCAGTGTTTGAATTTAATATGCCACGTGCAGTGGGAGGTAGTCcgtttcaattcaatttcacGTGTGTTTTCACTCAGTTTGAGTTGCATGTTGCAGCCGGAACAGTATTTAAGTGAGGTGCAAATAGGATTTCATAGATCATTTTCGCGCGAACAACTTAATCCATCATGGCAGTGTATCTTAAATTGTGCTTACTTCTTTTGGTCTATCAAGTGTTATGGGTAACTTCGTTTCCGACAAATAGGACGCATTATAAAGACAGGggatatgttttaaattctgTTAATTTCGTGGATAACTATACCCAAACTAAAAGTTTAGTGCATTACGTGTCGGTATATGTGCAAACCAGTCTACCTGATACGGGTAGTGATTATACCGGACATCAAACAACGGAGAATATAAGTATTTTACTGGTTTTGAAAGAAGAACCATCACATATAACGGATCCTGATGTGACTTCGCTTACTTTAGTAGATGATTCGGAAAGTACTTCTTCATTACATTCGACAAAGGAACCCTCATATACCTCGGAGACGGACGAATCTGAGATGTCTCCACCAAATGAGTCACATGCTCCAGAAAGTACTTCGTTACATCCGCAAGAAGAACCATCACATACAACCGAGACGGGCGATCCAGACGTAACTTCACCACGTGAAACAGAATCACCGGAAAGTACTTCATTGCATTTGACAGAAGATCCATTACATTCAATAAAGACGGATGCTACTGAGGTGACTCCACCACATGATGCCCCAGAAAGTACTTCGATGCATCCAACCGAAGGACCGTCACATACAACGAAGACAGACGTACCTGAGAAGACTTCACCACACGAGACAGATGCTCCAGAAAGTACTTCGATTCATCCGCCAGAAGAACCAGCTTTCATTCGATATTCGATACATTCGATTCGATAATCCTGAGGTGACGGCACCACATGAGATAGAAGCTCCGGAGAGTACTTCGTTTCATCCGCCAGAAGAATCATCACATTCAACAGAAGCGGATGAACCATTATGAGGTGATTACCATAGCATCGAATAGTTCTCCATTGAATATACCAACGAATCTTAAAAGTCACTTTATAGACGAAAAAATAGTTCAAGTGATCAGCCGTGATTAGATAACGGCTGTACCCTTTGTGACGTGTGTCAAATGCGTAAACATCTTATTGTAGCTTTTAATTAGTTCTAAATTAGTTGATTGAGCAATGACTTTTTGCATTGATTCTAGACACCATTGAGATAATGGGAAGGAATGTAAGTTCAATAAACGACTGATCCATAATTTGCGTACCAACCAGCTCACCCAACCTTACATCGGAGCTGACAGAAAATGTAAccaagatgaaacaaaaactaagCAGCATGAAATAGtgtgacgaaaaaaaaaccaaatgatATGAAGTATAacaacagacaaacaaaactgtgtTTAATAACTAAGAAGAACAAAGAAGGAATCAAATTAGCTAACCTGGCCCTTCGGTATGTTGCCCATATTGGCGATTATTTTAGTCATAGCGCGTTCCGTTTCGTCCAATTTCTTACGCAACAGTTCGAGTTCCATCAGCTGGTCGGCACTGTCACCGCCAGCCGACGACGCGCCCGACTGTGAGAGATTAGCTATCGACAAGGACGAGCTTTTGCTATTGTTACCACTACTGTCGCTAGTGCTATAGTTAGCTAGATTCAAGGTGAGAAATTTGGGATTAGTAACGTTGCTGACACTGGTCGGTACTTGGCCAATTGTTGTAGTAGCTGCACTCGGCTGTTCGGTGGCTGCGACGCGCTGCTCAACGGTACTAGCGATGCCTTGCATACCGTTGTCAACGACATCCTGTCCAGCCGTTACGTTGGACCGCTGCTCATCTGCGACAAAATTGATACTATGTGTCTCACTGACACTGGCAATTGTGGATGCGTTTGGAACGACTTCGGGAGGGTCCAGCACCGATGGTTCGGGAACGGGAAATGCTTCAGATGGTGGTGTCGGTGCGGATGCGAATGATGGTGAAACAGTCGGCAGGGGATCGCCGGAAGCGGGTGTATTAGTATCGCCAATCGTTTCGTCCAGGTTAGTAGTAAGCCCATTAGTGACGGTAATGGTCTGCATGTTCTGAGTGCTATCTCTACTAGAAACCATGCCGTGCACACCGGATGACTTGGACTCGATCGCTTCTACGATCAGTGCAGCGGAAGCGGCCAATCGTGGGGGTTCTTGAGGAGATGGTTCTTGCAAACCATTCGTTGCTGCCACCCCATCGGATGCTCCACTGTGAATAAGCTTTTCGGTAATGATATGATCAACGATGGATTCGATTTCAttcacaacagcagcagcttcgTTCAGCGTGCGTTCGACCAAAGCTTCCTTAGTAACGTGCTCCAGCGTTGCGAGCGAAATTTCAGGCTGCTTTGGTTGATCGCGCAGCTTCTCATGGCTTAGCTCAACAGATTCCTGCTTTTCATCGATTGTATCCATCACAGGGACGGCCGTGATCAAGGGACTAGGCATATTACTGGCCGTCTTTGAAATGTTCGGCGATTCAACGATCGCCTCGTCACCGATCACCTCTGTGATGGTCATCGTATCAGACGTGCTAGCTTTTTCGATGCTTATGGGTATGATATGCTCCTCAATTACCTTTCCTTCTACATCATCGACTATGGCCGCCTCGTCATGTACTTCCACGATGGAAACGCTCTTGTTATCGCTGCTATCAGCTGCAGCTGCACCAGATCGGTTTCCCGCCCTGTCAatcttgtttgtttcttctagCACGGTTTCGGCTTCCACCGTCGGCTGATCATTGAGTTCGACAAACACGGGTTCGCTTGAAGTACAACTGGTCATGAGATCTGTCGTAATGAGGGCTTCCGAAAGTGTACCCTGCTCTTCCGATAGCTTTGGTACAGGTTGTTGCTCGATCACCGCACCATTCTCGTTACTGTCAACTGGAGCTACACCACCATTGTTTCCTATCTCGGTAACATCAACTGGATCTTGAGTGGCTTCCGTTGCCAGCACCGTTTCATTGACTGATAGGTTCTTAGTTTCAACCGACGTCACCAGATCAGCAATACTATCGGACGTCTCATCCGTCGCATGTACCACATTCGGGACGGTATTAGATTCTTCCGATTCTTTTGCTGCAGGTTGCTGCTCAATTACCGATGCTACACTCAGTGATGTGTCTTCACTGATTGAATCATTTTCTCCAGCATCTTCTTCAATCAATGTTTGCTCAACAGGGGCAGCAAGCTCCATTTCATCTACTGTCGATTCTTCGGTGACAGCATCTTGCTCATCGGACCGTTCGTGTGACACAGTTGCGTCAGTAGTTTCCATTTGCTTCACTTCTGGATGATCGAATCGCTCCACAACCATCCCATCGACAAGCTTCTGAGTTGCGGGATCGTATTCTGGTAACTCGGGGTGCTGGTCTTGCTGTTTCGCAAGTTCCTCTGCGTGTTCCAGCACTTCCTGCACCAATTGTTCCGCAGTAAGGGTAATATCTTCCACCGTTTTATGAACCAAATCCGAGGTATCTGAGGCAGCCAGATCCATCACACTAGCGGTTTGTTCTATCTCAAATTGCGGTACGTTTTGCTGCTCTGGCATAGTATCGTCAGAAGTTTGTTTCAGTTCGCTTTCTGCAGGGACTGCGTCGTTTCGAGGAACATCCTCGGATATAATTTCTTGGGTTTCCTTACTGATTTCGGCAATAGTGCTTACAGGTTCAGTTTTAACGTCCTGAACCACTGAATTTTGAATGGGTTCGTTTTCTGGTTTCGTATAAGTGACATCAAACGATTCTTCCTTCATAACTGATTCCGCTTGACCTGACAGAGTTTCGGCAGCTATAATAACAGCGCATTCTTGAACAATCTGGGGTTCGTTTTCGGTTTCATTAGACGATTGTACATCTGACACCACATTCTTCTCACTTGACTCCTCGACCATTGGTGGACGCTCCTGTAACTCATCCTTCAATTCTGTTACAGTTTCGTTTTGGCCATTTTCCTTTGTTGCGTGATTTGTCATTTCATCGTCTGGTGTTGGTTCTGCAACACGTTCAATCTGCTGAGCTACGTCCGGTTCATCAATTGGTTCTGGCGTGATCGTTGGGTCTTCCTTACTGGGTGCAATAGCTGCAGTTTGCATTGACGTTTGTTGGACTAGCATTACTTGTTCGATTACAGGCTCATTAACGTCAATTTCATCATGGACCTGCCCATTTTCAAGATGTTCTGACAAGTCAACAGTGTCATCACTTGCAGAACTGGACGCTCCATTAACGACTTTATGCTCACTTTCTTCCTGGATCTTCGATTCCACAACATCTTCCAAAGTGGACTGAGACGGCAGCACGGCAGACTCTTCGACTGCAACAACCCTTTGCACAACGATTCCATCGACTACCTTTTCGATAGTGGGATCGTGTACCGGTTGCTGTTCGCTAAAGAATTCCTCTGCCCGTCCCTCAGGCACGGTTTCAGTCGATGCAACGCTATCGTCCGGCACCGCGGGTTCGTGGTCTGGTAGGACTTGCTCGGCAGCAACGCTTTCGTCGGGCTTAGTAATTTCCTTCTGCTTTGACAGCTGCTCGTAGTCAATCGACAGTTCTGACTGCACTGAAGAAGGTTCGGCCGAGATAACTGCGCTACCGACCGACGAAACGGCAACCGGAACAATGAGCTCACCGTTCGTGGCTGCCGTTACATGTGATTggtctaaaaataaaatgataaacaaaaatagcaaacacaaaaacaaacaaacaaaaagggatACACAAGTCATGATAataggaacaaacaaaacaccacaccTCTCAGTACGCTCAGGGCACGATACTATTCGATGCATCTTTTAAGGGTGGAAGAAGTAGTTGAAGCTCTCCCGGGGGCTAGCACCACATCCAACAAAACCGTTGTTGGCCCGATCGTGGGCAAACATGTTGGCCAACGCAAAACCAACGAATGCACTCTGCAGACGGGAGAATCGGACACGCACTGCCGGTCCAATGAGGCGTAACGGGGATACTTTCGAAACTAATTGGGAGGGATATGCCACCAGAGCGGGCACGATGGGAAGTGATTGTACCTTTCACAAAATCAACAATACCGCAAGCCGTGGGATGTagttgcaaacagttcaactAACTGTTTGCAGGCTTGCCAGAAGCAACCGCCTGCAGCTAATTAAACGCCAAATTTTAAACCGCACCAAACCGCGTACAAACAGATCTTACAGGTGCCTTCCCAGCGGTTTGCCGTCATAACTTTGACTGGCGATCAGGTCAAATTCCAACAAAGCATCCAATAAAGCTACTACTATCAAATCGATACCATGGGTAGCGGTACCAACACAATCATGGCCTTCCCGCTGCTGGAGATCTCCACGCCACTCATCACCCACACACAATAAAGTGCGAATAATTAtattcgcaataaaaatcaGCACTGCACACGGAAGCACACCCGGTTGTAACCTTGGGGTCTAACATTTCTTCCCACAGTAGCTTcccaaaaaaagttaaaacaaatacgGTTGTAACTGGCACTTGACACTAAAATCGGTCTACTTTACGGTGGAggcgtttgtttcttttttttcgatgcaATTAAATTACCAATTAGCAAGCATTTGGAAGAGTGGTATAGTCACAACAttcgcacacatacaacaaCCAACAGCAACTAAAAGacgcaaaaaaacacgcacaaatacacacacacacacacactggcggTGTCGGTGTGGGAAATCGTTAGCATTAAATGGTTCGCGTGGAATTAACGGACTGGAACACTGCGCAGAAGCGAGTGCAAAACCATCCCCAAAAACCTTTGGGTACGATTAGTAATGAACAACCGAATTGGTGTGGTTTAATTTATCTATCACTTGTTGGtataagatttgtttttttttgtttgttgcgggTTTAACTAGTAATGATCACGATTACaacaaagacacaaaaaaaaacaacacaacacaaacaaaatggcgaatAAAGGGTACTCTTACAGTTTTCGCTTTGGCTAGTGACAGAGCATGGTGTGTGAGTTACGAGTAGAGATGCTGCTAGAGGACGAATTATAACACACATTATAAATGCAACCGAATGACATCTTCGCCATGAGGGTAAGCTTAAGGAGAGACACCAAGACCAAAACTGCGATCGTTCGTTAACGCTCGTCCGGGCAGTGCGAGGTTAAGAGAGAAACAAAGGACATATTTGTAGATAATTTGCATCCTACGAATTACAGAGGACCATGACACGGGTcgttgaaaagcaaaaaccaaaaagaaaagtgttcTTCATATAGCGAGTGCCAGTAAAGAGTGAGTGAGACAGTAGTTCAGTAGTGTGTTGTGCTGTTGTACTAACAAAAACGTCCAATCTTATCGCTTGCCTTCGCGTGCGCACCTCCACGTGGATGGACATGCTTGATGTTTACGATACGTGGTTGCATACAACTGCAGAACTGCATAGCGACAGATAGTGAAGAGGCagtaaagtgtgtgtgtgtgtgtttgtgtgtatttttactAAAACATGTGAGCTACGATCTTACTTGCGCTATGATCTTTCCAGGCTATGCGAGCGTGTGTAAAGGGTAATAGGGAAAACATCCGATGTTAAAGAACTTTCCAGCAATAATAGCAGGAACGCGTGATGAGAAAGAGACGAAAGAGCGGTACGGTACGATGCGGGTTTGGGGGATTGAAAAATACTACGGGTcaaaaaactaatttttccCACCCTTTTTCACCACCCCACTTCGTTCGCAACAAAACGCAGCCAGTTCCATCAACCGGCAGGAGCTGCTGCTGCGCTGTGATTTTGCAAATCGAACCACCGCACGGGGAAAGCGTAGATGGTAATGGAAACGATATGGAAAACAGGCAGAGGGCGGAAGAATAGATTTCGCACCAAGCAGAGCAGAGTAATGAAGAGTCGAAGAGTGCTATTTGGACGTGAagatgaatgatgatgatgatgatgatgatggttaaaCGTATGTAAGAGAGGACCAGGCGGTGGTGAACGGGGTGGTCTTGGGGGCATAAGCCTCCCTCTACGGGGGCAACGgtacgtgtgtgcgtttaCGGTGGTGGAACATGATGGGCAGTGAGCCACGGACTCACGGGTGTGGTAAAGATCGGTACCAAACTTACCTAGTTTCGTCGTACCGTCGTCCGGTCGCTTAATGTACTGCTCCGTGGTGAACACCTCGTTGCGGAACGCCGGATCCGGCTTAACCTCCGCGTACGGTGTAGCCGGTGACTTCTTGAAGATTAGCTGCGGGTTGTGACGGGAGAGAGGGCAACACATGTGGGAATTAGCAAACATTCGGTGGGATCATTCGGTCGGAAGttccaacaaaaccaccacaccACGTTGCTGTTACAGGCAAATGCTTCTAGTGGTAATGGTAGTGGCAAGCGTGCTTACTTTCATGATGGTGTAGATGAAGAATGAAACTATACCGATGGTATAGAGTGGCATTATGAAACCCATTGAGTTGGCTGATTTT
This Anopheles marshallii chromosome 3, idAnoMarsDA_429_01, whole genome shotgun sequence DNA region includes the following protein-coding sequences:
- the LOC128715654 gene encoding titin-like, with product MATATGHRMESNSGMGPRKTMIIMVTVVGCVAILWPKVFYPMMVGNGQNKNVIKDHRGAGCCGVVLDQETFANASISYATSQQQQQQQEQNLFRKRNFAPYVDIDSIRQERPPHLRPEAMHPAMRERGRAIPQSGSIHGGERPQSAPRIVEGRPGPIPGMRPPMGAGSHQATKSANSMGFIMPLYTIGIVSFFIYTIMKLIFKKSPATPYAEVKPDPAFRNEVFTTEQYIKRPDDGTTKLDQSHVTAATNGELIVPVAVSSVGSAVISAEPSSVQSELSIDYEQLSKQKEITKPDESVAAEQVLPDHEPAVPDDSVASTETVPEGRAEEFFSEQQPVHDPTIEKVVDGIVVQRVVAVEESAVLPSQSTLEDVVESKIQEESEHKVVNGASSSASDDTVDLSEHLENGQVHDEIDVNEPVIEQVMLVQQTSMQTAAIAPSKEDPTITPEPIDEPDVAQQIERVAEPTPDDEMTNHATKENGQNETVTELKDELQERPPMVEESSEKNVVSDVQSSNETENEPQIVQECAVIIAAETLSGQAESVMKEESFDVTYTKPENEPIQNSVVQDVKTEPVSTIAEISKETQEIISEDVPRNDAVPAESELKQTSDDTMPEQQNVPQFEIEQTASVMDLAASDTSDLVHKTVEDITLTAEQLVQEVLEHAEELAKQQDQHPELPEYDPATQKLVDGMVVERFDHPEVKQMETTDATVSHERSDEQDAVTEESTVDEMELAAPVEQTLIEEDAGENDSISEDTSLSVASVIEQQPAAKESEESNTVPNVVHATDETSDSIADLVTSVETKNLSVNETVLATEATQDPVDVTEIGNNGGVAPVDSNENGAVIEQQPVPKLSEEQGTLSEALITTDLMTSCTSSEPVFVELNDQPTVEAETVLEETNKIDRAGNRSGAAAADSSDNKSVSIVEVHDEAAIVDDVEGKVIEEHIIPISIEKASTSDTMTITEVIGDEAIVESPNISKTASNMPSPLITAVPVMDTIDEKQESVELSHEKLRDQPKQPEISLATLEHVTKEALVERTLNEAAAVVNEIESIVDHIITEKLIHSGASDGVAATNGLQEPSPQEPPRLAASAALIVEAIESKSSGVHGMVSSRDSTQNMQTITVTNGLTTNLDETIGDTNTPASGDPLPTVSPSFASAPTPPSEAFPVPEPSVLDPPEVVPNASTIASVSETHSINFVADEQRSNVTAGQDVVDNGMQGIASTVEQRVAATEQPSAATTTIGQVPTSVSNVTNPKFLTLNLANYSTSDSSGNNSKSSSLSIANLSQSGASSAGGDSADQLMELELLRKKLDETERAMTKIIANMGNIPKGQETNVNADEPVTEEKETAAEVSATVEDRAKVSNGHAIKPAESATDNESSEKETSGGESSSANSTPEKKPKKRDTSTERGTVKVMAMEVTAQRENGKRLSRPSTPLLPMGGHADAANAPTEEQETRSIVLDGRLPHDSKILVADAETAVEKLEPDNSEEEDDAPVILSGKMTLSLINMDFIEKDATGTVAVGEIVTELHKPQEELTTTSSKDTE